GCTAGGTCTGATCCCGAGCTCGCCTTCCTGCCCGTCGTCCCACCAAGGTCAAAACATCTTGTacatgaaatggagggagtaaatcgtATGCAAATTTGTAGAAATTGAGTGGCAATTTATACCAGAAGGAACAATTTCGTCCCTTATAATTGTACTACGGCTATGGGATTGCGCGGCGAAAAGATTTCCCATTTCCAAATTGACCCGCGTAAACTTAACGCTTACTCCATCCATCTCTCGACCAAGTTGGAATCGGAGTGCACTCGGCCACCGTCCGATGCAGCCCATTTCCAAGTCGGAGAGCGCCTACCAGCCGTCCGATCGACCGATGCCCTATAAATCGAGTCATCCAGCGaggcctcctctccgccgccatccaCGCTCCCTTTCCAAATCTTCCCACCCAAATCCTCTTCTCCCATCTGCTCTCCTCTGCTTCGCTTCTCCCCATCATGCCGGCTCCACCCATGGCGCCCGCGGTGGCGAGCCGCAAGCGCGCGGCGCCCGAGGATCCAGAGCCCCGCGCCTGCTGCGGATCCTCCCCGGCGAGCgggccgaagcggcggcggtacAACTTCGGGAGCGCCGATGACTACGAGCGCCTCGACGTGGTCGGCCAGGGCGCGTTCGGCGTGGTGCTCAGGGCGCGGGATCGCCGCACCGGCAAGGTCGTCGCGCTCAAGCGCCTCATCGGGGCGGACGAGGGCGGCCGCTTCGCCCCCGACTTCGACGCTCTCAGGGTGGAGGCCGCCTGCCAGCACGCCTGCCGCGGCCACCCCAACATCGTCCAGATCAaggacgtcgtcgccgacgccaagACAGGTGACCTCTTCCTCGTTCTCGAGTTCGTCGGAGGCAGCCTCCGGGATGAGTTCCCCAGGGCCCGCCCGGAGGACATCGTCCGCGCCATGATGCGGccgctcgtcgacgccgccaagaaGATGCACGCCTCGCGCGTCATCCATCGCGACAT
The sequence above is drawn from the Oryza glaberrima chromosome 10, OglaRS2, whole genome shotgun sequence genome and encodes:
- the LOC127785599 gene encoding putative cyclin-dependent kinase F-2, which encodes MPAPPMAPAVASRKRAAPEDPEPRACCGSSPASGPKRRRYNFGSADDYERLDVVGQGAFGVVLRARDRRTGKVVALKRLIGADEGGRFAPDFDALRVEAACQHACRGHPNIVQIKDVVADAKTGDLFLVLEFVGGSLRDEFPRARPEDIVRAMMRPLVDAAKKMHASRVIHRDIKPENILVSFSGELKICDFGAATLMKPAGKPYDLCRPGTLPYTSPEQLAGNRCYGPAVDMWALGCIMGELLTGAPLFGGDMTEKELLADLSANLGDQLNELFYDVLPELSPAAREVLSGLLAFDPEKRMTAAEALEHRWFAEEPKKAEFPGFVPLFG